The following coding sequences are from one Streptomyces sp. NBC_01232 window:
- the nusG gene encoding transcription termination/antitermination protein NusG, protein MSDPNLNASPDSVESVEDALDIVEAADADRDEVELADEAEAGVAAEEAALHVESDEDEADAEIEDDAEVEEAADDAEADEEEAEEAAPAEPVDPIQALREELRLLPGEWYVIHTYAGYEKRVKANLEQRAVSLNVEEFIYQAEVPEEEIVQIKNGERKNVRQNKLPGYVLVRMDLTNESWGVVRNTPGVTGFVGNAYDPYPLTLDEIVKMLAPEAQEKAAKAAAEEAGLPAPAVKRTIEVLDFEVGDSVTVTDGPFATLQATINEINPDSKKVKGLVEIFGRETPVELSFDQIQKN, encoded by the coding sequence GTGTCTGACCCGAACCTGAACGCGAGCCCCGACTCCGTCGAGTCCGTCGAGGACGCGCTCGACATCGTCGAGGCGGCGGACGCGGACCGCGACGAAGTCGAGCTCGCCGACGAAGCCGAGGCGGGTGTCGCCGCCGAAGAGGCCGCGCTGCACGTCGAGTCCGACGAGGACGAGGCTGACGCCGAGATCGAGGACGACGCAGAGGTCGAAGAGGCTGCTGACGACGCCGAGGCCGACGAGGAAGAGGCCGAAGAGGCCGCCCCGGCCGAGCCCGTCGACCCCATCCAGGCCCTGCGCGAGGAGCTGCGCCTCCTCCCCGGCGAGTGGTACGTGATCCACACCTACGCCGGCTACGAGAAGCGCGTGAAGGCGAACCTGGAGCAGCGTGCCGTCTCGCTGAACGTCGAGGAGTTCATCTACCAGGCCGAGGTGCCCGAGGAAGAGATCGTCCAGATCAAGAACGGCGAGCGCAAGAACGTCCGGCAGAACAAGCTGCCCGGTTACGTTCTCGTCCGCATGGATCTGACGAACGAGTCCTGGGGCGTCGTCCGCAACACGCCCGGCGTCACCGGCTTCGTCGGCAACGCGTACGACCCGTACCCGCTGACCCTGGACGAGATCGTCAAGATGCTCGCCCCGGAGGCGCAGGAGAAGGCCGCCAAGGCCGCCGCGGAAGAGGCCGGTCTGCCCGCGCCCGCCGTCAAGCGCACCATCGAGGTCCTGGACTTCGAGGTCGGCGACTCGGTCACCGTCACCGACGGCCCGTTCGCGACGCTGCAGGCGACCATCAACGAGATCAACCCCGACTCGAAGAAGGTCAAGGGCCTCGTCGAGATCTTCGGCCGCGAGACCCCGGTCGAGCTCAGCTTCGACCAGATCCAGAAGAACTGA
- a CDS encoding adenosine deaminase, whose translation MEHARDLTLLPKAHLHLHFTGSMRPSTLLELADKYGVRLPDALTAGEPPKLRATDERGWFRFQRLYDAARSCLREPDDIRRLVREAAEEDVRDGSGWLEIQVDPTSYAPLLGGMIPAVEIILDAVDSASRETGLGMRVLIAANRMKHPLDARTLARLAVRYADRGIVGFGLSNDERRGMARDFDRAFAIAREGGLLAAPHGGELTGPSSVRDCLDDLHASRIGHGVRAAEDPRLLKRLADRQITCEVCPASNVALGVYERPEDVPLRTLFEAGVPMALGADDPLLFGSRLAAQYEIARRHHAFTDAELAELARQSVRGSAAPDDVQAKLLAGIDHWLTG comes from the coding sequence ATGGAGCACGCACGCGATCTCACGCTTCTGCCCAAGGCCCACCTCCACCTGCACTTCACCGGGTCGATGAGGCCATCGACCCTGCTGGAGCTCGCCGACAAGTACGGCGTGCGCCTGCCCGACGCCCTCACCGCCGGCGAGCCGCCCAAGCTCCGCGCCACTGACGAGCGCGGCTGGTTCCGCTTCCAGCGGCTCTACGACGCCGCCCGCTCCTGCCTGCGCGAGCCCGACGACATCCGGCGCCTGGTCCGCGAGGCCGCGGAGGAGGACGTACGGGACGGCAGCGGCTGGCTGGAGATCCAGGTGGATCCCACCTCCTACGCCCCCCTCCTCGGCGGCATGATCCCGGCCGTCGAGATCATCCTCGACGCCGTCGACTCCGCCTCCCGCGAGACCGGCCTCGGCATGCGGGTCCTCATCGCCGCCAACCGCATGAAGCACCCCCTCGACGCCCGCACCCTCGCCCGCCTCGCCGTCCGGTACGCCGACCGCGGCATCGTGGGCTTCGGCCTCTCCAACGACGAACGCCGCGGCATGGCCCGCGACTTCGACCGCGCCTTCGCCATCGCCCGCGAGGGCGGGCTCCTCGCCGCCCCGCACGGCGGCGAGCTCACCGGCCCGTCCTCCGTCCGCGACTGCCTCGACGACCTGCACGCCTCCCGGATCGGGCACGGAGTCCGCGCCGCCGAGGATCCCCGGCTGCTCAAGCGGCTCGCCGACCGGCAGATCACCTGCGAGGTGTGCCCGGCCTCGAACGTCGCCCTCGGGGTCTACGAGCGGCCCGAGGACGTCCCGCTGCGCACCCTCTTCGAGGCCGGGGTCCCCATGGCGCTGGGCGCCGACGACCCGCTGCTCTTCGGGTCCCGGCTCGCGGCCCAGTACGAGATCGCCCGCCGCCACCACGCCTTCACGGACGCGGAGCTCGCCGAGCTGGCCCGCCAGTCCGTGCGCGGGAGCGCGGCGCCCGACGACGTACAGGCCAAGCTGCTGGCGGGGATCGACCACTGGCTCACCGGGTGA
- the rplA gene encoding 50S ribosomal protein L1, with the protein MKRSKTLRAADAKVDREKLYAPLEAVRLAKETSTTKFDSTVEIAFRLGVDPRKADQMVRGTVNLPHGTGKTARVLVFATGDRAAAAEAAGADIVGDDELINEIAKGNRLNEFDAVVATPDLMGKVGRLGRVLGPRGLMPNPKTGTVTMDVAKAVTEIKGGKIEFRVDKHSNLHFIIGKVSFSDEQLVENYGAALDEILRLKPSAAKGRYIKKAALSTTMGPGIQLDSNRTRNLLVEEDPAAV; encoded by the coding sequence GTGAAGCGCAGCAAGACTCTCCGCGCTGCGGACGCCAAGGTCGACCGGGAGAAGCTGTACGCCCCGCTCGAGGCCGTCCGTCTCGCCAAGGAGACCTCCACGACCAAGTTCGACAGCACCGTCGAGATCGCCTTCCGCCTGGGTGTCGACCCGCGCAAGGCCGACCAGATGGTCCGCGGCACCGTGAACCTCCCGCACGGCACCGGCAAGACCGCCCGGGTCCTGGTCTTCGCGACCGGTGACCGTGCTGCGGCCGCGGAAGCCGCCGGCGCCGACATCGTCGGCGATGACGAGCTGATCAACGAGATCGCCAAGGGCAACCGCCTGAACGAGTTCGACGCCGTTGTGGCCACCCCGGACCTCATGGGCAAGGTCGGCCGCCTCGGCCGCGTGCTCGGTCCCCGTGGCCTCATGCCGAACCCGAAGACCGGCACCGTCACGATGGACGTCGCGAAGGCTGTCACCGAGATCAAGGGTGGCAAGATCGAGTTCCGCGTCGACAAGCACTCGAACCTGCACTTCATCATCGGCAAGGTCTCCTTCTCCGATGAGCAGCTGGTCGAGAACTACGGCGCGGCGCTGGACGAGATCCTTCGTCTGAAGCCGTCCGCCGCGAAGGGCCGCTACATCAAGAAGGCCGCCCTGAGCACCACGATGGGCCCCGGCATCCAGCTGGACTCCAACCGCACCCGGAACCTCCTCGTCGAGGAAGACCCGGCTGCTGTCTGA
- a CDS encoding UDP-N-acetylmuramate dehydrogenase, translating into MTPPVRGTSEYGPWPRRDARGTDRTLVHVQELHDAPLAPLTTFRLGGPAARLVTATTDAEVVATVRAADESGTPLLVIGGGSNLVIGDGGFDGTALRIATTGFTLDGTTLELAAGENWSDAVARTVEAGLAGVECLAGIPGSAGATPIQNVGAYGQEVCDTITEVVAYDRTTGETVTLSAAECAFRYRNSTFKDQPDRYVVLRVRFALEDAGGLSAPIKYPETARALGVEAGDRVPAATARETVLRLRAGKGMVLDPADHDTWSAGSFFHNPILTDEAYAAFLARVQDRLGPDTAPPAYPAGDGRTKTSAAWLIDRAGFTKGYGTGPARISTKHTLALTNRGEATTEDLLTLAREVVAGVHAAFGVTLVNEPVTVGVSI; encoded by the coding sequence CTGACCCCGCCGGTACGGGGGACGAGCGAGTACGGTCCGTGGCCCCGCAGGGATGCGAGGGGCACGGACCGTACTCTTGTCCACGTGCAGGAACTCCACGATGCCCCCCTCGCCCCGCTGACCACCTTCCGTCTCGGTGGTCCCGCCGCCCGCCTGGTCACCGCGACCACCGACGCCGAGGTCGTCGCCACCGTGCGCGCCGCGGACGAGAGCGGCACCCCACTCCTGGTCATCGGCGGCGGCAGCAATCTGGTCATCGGCGACGGCGGCTTCGACGGCACCGCCCTGCGCATCGCGACCACCGGCTTCACCCTGGACGGCACCACCCTGGAGCTCGCCGCGGGCGAGAACTGGAGCGATGCCGTCGCCCGCACCGTCGAGGCAGGCCTCGCCGGTGTCGAGTGCCTCGCCGGAATCCCCGGCTCGGCCGGCGCCACCCCGATCCAGAACGTCGGGGCGTACGGCCAGGAGGTCTGCGACACCATCACCGAGGTCGTGGCCTACGACCGCACCACCGGTGAGACGGTCACCCTCAGCGCCGCCGAGTGCGCCTTCCGGTACCGCAACAGCACCTTCAAGGACCAGCCCGACCGCTACGTCGTCCTGCGCGTGCGCTTCGCCCTGGAGGACGCCGGCGGTCTGTCGGCGCCGATCAAGTACCCCGAGACCGCCCGCGCCCTCGGCGTCGAGGCCGGCGACCGGGTCCCCGCCGCCACCGCCCGCGAGACCGTGCTGCGGCTGCGCGCCGGCAAGGGCATGGTCCTCGACCCCGCAGACCACGACACCTGGTCGGCCGGCTCCTTCTTCCACAACCCGATCCTGACCGACGAGGCCTACGCCGCCTTCCTCGCCCGCGTCCAGGACCGCCTCGGCCCCGACACCGCACCGCCCGCCTACCCCGCGGGCGACGGCCGTACGAAGACCAGCGCGGCCTGGCTGATCGACAGGGCCGGATTCACCAAGGGCTACGGCACCGGCCCCGCCCGCATCTCCACCAAGCACACCCTCGCCCTCACCAACCGCGGCGAGGCCACCACCGAGGACCTCCTCACCCTGGCCCGCGAGGTCGTCGCGGGCGTCCACGCGGCCTTCGGCGTCACCCTGGTCAACGAGCCGGTGACGGTCGGCGTCAGCATCTGA
- the rplK gene encoding 50S ribosomal protein L11, with protein MPPKKKKITGLIKLQIKAGAANPAPPVGPALGQHGVNIMEFCKAYNAATESQRGMVVPVEITVYDDRSFTFITKTPPAARLILKHAGIEKGSGEPHKTKVAKLTAAQVKEIAELKMPDLNANDIDAAVKIIAGTARSMGVTVEG; from the coding sequence ATGCCTCCCAAGAAGAAGAAGATCACGGGGCTTATCAAGCTCCAGATCAAGGCCGGTGCGGCCAACCCGGCTCCGCCGGTCGGCCCCGCGCTCGGTCAGCACGGCGTCAACATCATGGAGTTCTGCAAGGCCTACAACGCCGCGACCGAGTCGCAGCGTGGCATGGTCGTGCCGGTGGAGATCACGGTCTACGACGACCGTTCCTTCACCTTCATCACCAAGACTCCGCCGGCCGCGCGCCTCATCCTGAAGCACGCGGGCATCGAGAAGGGCTCCGGCGAGCCCCACAAGACCAAGGTCGCCAAGCTCACGGCTGCCCAGGTCAAGGAGATCGCCGAGCTGAAGATGCCCGACCTGAACGCCAACGACATCGACGCCGCCGTCAAGATCATTGCCGGCACCGCGCGTTCGATGGGCGTCACCGTCGAAGGCTGA
- a CDS encoding pyridoxal phosphate-dependent aminotransferase, translated as MTSATPSSERRVSARIGAISESATLAVDAKAKALKAAGRPVIGFGAGEPDFPTPDYIVEAAVEACRNPKYHRYTPAGGLPELKAAIAAKTLRDSGYEVEASQILVTNGGKQAIYEAFAAILDPGDEVIVPAPYWTTYPESIRLAGGVPVEVVADETTGYRVSVEQLEAARTERTKVVLFVSPSNPTGAVYSEADARAIGEWAAEHGLWVMTDEIYEHLVYGDAKFTSLPVLVPALRDKCIVVNGVAKTYAMTGWRVGWIIAPQDVIKAATNLQSHATSNVSNVAQVAALAAVSGNLDAVAEMRKAFDRRRQTMVKMLNEIDGVFCPTPEGAFYAYPSVKELLGKEIRGKRPQTSVELAALILDEVEVAVVPGEAFGTPGYLRLSYALGDEDLVEGVSRVQKLLAEAKA; from the coding sequence ATGACCTCTGCAACGCCTTCCTCCGAGCGCCGGGTGTCCGCCCGTATCGGCGCCATTTCCGAGTCCGCCACCCTCGCCGTGGACGCCAAGGCCAAGGCCCTCAAGGCCGCCGGGCGCCCGGTGATCGGCTTCGGTGCCGGCGAGCCCGACTTCCCGACCCCGGACTACATCGTCGAGGCCGCGGTCGAGGCCTGCCGCAACCCCAAGTACCACCGCTACACCCCGGCCGGCGGTCTGCCCGAGCTCAAGGCCGCGATCGCCGCCAAGACGCTGCGCGACTCCGGCTACGAGGTCGAGGCCTCGCAGATCCTGGTGACCAACGGCGGCAAGCAGGCCATCTACGAGGCCTTCGCGGCCATCCTGGACCCGGGTGACGAGGTCATCGTCCCGGCTCCGTACTGGACCACCTACCCGGAGTCGATCCGTCTCGCCGGCGGTGTCCCGGTCGAGGTCGTCGCCGACGAGACCACCGGCTACCGGGTCTCCGTCGAGCAGCTGGAGGCCGCGCGCACCGAGCGCACCAAGGTCGTCCTGTTCGTCTCCCCGTCCAACCCGACCGGCGCCGTCTACAGCGAGGCCGACGCCCGCGCGATCGGCGAGTGGGCCGCCGAGCACGGCCTGTGGGTGATGACCGACGAGATCTACGAGCACCTGGTCTACGGCGACGCGAAGTTCACCTCGCTGCCCGTCCTCGTCCCCGCCCTGCGCGACAAGTGCATCGTCGTCAACGGCGTCGCCAAGACGTACGCCATGACCGGCTGGCGCGTGGGCTGGATCATCGCCCCGCAGGACGTCATCAAGGCCGCGACCAACCTCCAGTCGCACGCCACCTCCAACGTCTCCAACGTGGCACAGGTCGCGGCACTGGCCGCCGTCTCCGGCAACCTGGACGCGGTCGCGGAGATGCGGAAGGCCTTCGACCGCCGCCGCCAGACCATGGTCAAGATGCTGAACGAGATCGACGGCGTCTTCTGCCCCACCCCCGAGGGCGCGTTCTACGCGTACCCGTCGGTCAAGGAGCTGCTCGGCAAGGAGATCCGCGGCAAGCGCCCGCAGACCTCCGTCGAGCTCGCCGCCCTGATCCTGGACGAGGTCGAGGTCGCGGTCGTCCCGGGCGAGGCCTTCGGCACCCCCGGCTACCTGCGCCTGTCCTACGCCCTGGGCGACGAGGACCTGGTGGAGGGCGTGTCCCGCGTCCAGAAGCTCCTGGCCGAGGCCAAGGCCTAG
- a CDS encoding DUF3291 domain-containing protein, translating to MPDIPWSTPHRAAPDAEVYVMASRFETATLAGAVRFFLKAPGIIQQIRKAPGAHGVALRARVLGRTFLTLSAWEDRDALYRFARSEPHRSSSRAASAYMKESAFTFWTVPARELPLDWAEAERRLAEQKTGH from the coding sequence ATGCCCGACATTCCCTGGTCCACGCCCCACCGGGCCGCCCCCGACGCCGAGGTCTACGTCATGGCCTCGCGCTTCGAGACCGCCACCCTCGCCGGCGCCGTCAGGTTCTTCCTCAAGGCGCCCGGCATCATCCAGCAGATCCGCAAGGCCCCCGGCGCCCACGGCGTCGCCCTGCGCGCCCGGGTCCTCGGCCGCACCTTCCTGACCCTCTCCGCATGGGAGGACCGGGACGCCCTCTACCGCTTCGCCCGCAGCGAGCCCCACCGCTCCAGTTCCCGGGCCGCCTCCGCCTACATGAAGGAATCGGCCTTCACCTTCTGGACCGTGCCGGCCCGCGAGCTCCCCCTCGACTGGGCCGAGGCCGAGCGCCGCCTGGCCGAGCAGAAGACGGGCCACTGA
- the secE gene encoding preprotein translocase subunit SecE: MTDALGSIDMPDAEDETREKKARKGGKRGKKGPLGRLALFYRQIVAELRKVVWPTRNQLTTYTTVVIVFVVIMIGLVTVIDFGFEKAIKFVFG, from the coding sequence GTGACGGACGCCCTGGGCTCCATCGACATGCCTGACGCCGAGGACGAGACGCGCGAGAAGAAGGCCCGCAAGGGCGGCAAGCGCGGCAAGAAGGGTCCTCTGGGCCGGCTCGCGCTTTTCTACCGCCAGATTGTCGCGGAACTCCGCAAGGTTGTCTGGCCGACTCGCAACCAGCTCACGACGTACACCACCGTGGTGATTGTCTTCGTGGTCATCATGATCGGTCTGGTGACCGTGATTGACTTTGGGTTCGAAAAAGCCATCAAGTTCGTCTTCGGCTGA